The genomic DNA TCTGACCCGTCCATACCAGCGTGATTCTGCCTATCTTTCAAAGCCATCGCCCGACCACACAGCACTGCCTGCGGTTCTAGAACAGCTGTTTGAGGACCTAAACTCTTACTCCGAGACAAGTATACCTTTAGACGGTTTCAACTCTCTGGAGCTCAaactctttcctttttatCGTAGGTGCCATTTCTCTGTCATTTCCGCCTATGAAGACCAACGCCCAACTGCACAGCAAATCCTCCCGATTGCGACGACTGGCATGTTCCTGTCGCTCTTGTTGACCTCAATGCGCACAAAGACGACAACTGGGATATTACGGCTGCAAGGGTCTGTCAGTTTATCGATGGGGTCAATCATGTCAAGAAGATTGCAGAGCTTGCCAAGGCGGACGAGGCTTTGACTCGAGAGACATTACGACATATGCTGTAAGCTGGTCACACCAATATATAAAGAGCTTCTTCTGACGAGAGCTCTAGGTATTACCAGGTGATCATGATGGCACGTCGAGCACCACCCCCTCATCAAATGCGAAAGCTGACctttatttatttttcaGATTGACATCTTCCAATACTCCAATATGTACACCCTCAAACCAATAATATCCCGATTGTCTGCCGATGAAACCATCATTTCCGAATGCGCCTGCTATGTTACACGCTCCGGTTTTCCTTTACCCGATTGGCCCACACTTCTGCAGCTTTACAGCCGCTTTCAACCCGGCATCACGGTGCATGACTGGATAGAAGCGCACGAGGTTCTTTCAATGGGTATAGACCCCCGGAGATTCGTGTCTTTCGGTATCATCAAGGGTTTTCTCCGTCGAGTGAACCGTTGGCCAAAGCtggtggaaaggagagaacCGCTCATCCATGTCCCAGAGCATCGAAAAAGAGTGGGGTTCGATGACTCTGTACGGGGGAATTCCAGCGGGTTTTATAGAGACCGTGACCGCTCTCAATCCCAGATACATCTTTATCAGCAAGGTCATCAGCATACCAGTGGCTTTCACCCCAACGATTCTGCCGCGTCTCTCAGTCGAGGCATTCTTGGCGGAGAATCAACATTCACCCTCCGCTCCGTCGGATCCAATGCCTCGCTAGGcgtttctccttcctcaatACCTACACGTACTCCGCCATCACTGCACGGAAGATCCCCTCGCCGGCACCCTTTCGCCCCCTCTACCGCGGGAACTGGCAGCACACATACTGCACTCCCACGTTCCCACGTTTCCGCCGCCGAGTCACATCCATCGACGTCCTCCCGCCGGGCGATAGGTGGAAGTATCACGGGAACCAACACCACAGGCGGTCTCGTCCCGGGCGGTAGCGGCTTCAATATCAGATACGGCTTGAATACCAGACAGAGGGAGGAAGCCGCTGCAGTCAAACAGGCCgaggagctggaggaagagttgataGGATTTTTAGATGGGAGTCATCATGCAGATGAGATCCAAGTGAGATTCGGATGGAGCTGGGGCCAGCTGGAAAAGATCCTTGGACTGGACGAAATGactggaggcatgggaagaaaaggtgtAACAGTAGTCTATCGTTGATCACTTGTCACATTATAAAATTTGTTTCTTTAGACAATCGCCCAAAAGGTGACGGACAACTGTTTGTTGGCATTCTCCGAATAGGGATTTCCATTACAACTACAATCATCTGTATATCTAATAGACCCTACGGGTACATGCACGCCATATCCATTTCCAAACGaaaatcaaaaaaaaaaaaaaaaatgcgGGACAAAAGTAAAATGGTATAGAGCCTATGGCAGCTATAATTCTTTTACAATTTACTCTATGTGAACATCTATCGGCCTAACGCGCTGGAAATCAATTTTTTATCGAGTAACCCATTTATCAACAGCCTCCCAATCCACGCCTCTGGCCTTCAGATCGTCTAGAAGATCTTCATACACGATCCACCACCAGGCATCTACTTCGCTATAATCCGTCAAACTCTTTTGCGGTGGTGAATTTCGAACGGCGTCAAGTAGACCGGATGGCAAAGGTCGGCGGCGAATTTGTGGTTTTACATGGTAGGATGCTTGACCGTCATCGCTTCCGTCTAGAGAAGCAGGGGAAGGCGGCAACGCGGGCGAGGGGTGTTGATGCGGCGGGAGTGAAGGGGGACGAGCCGACCACGGCTTATCCAGACTGCTCGTGTAGATGATCAGCGCTGATCGACGGAAAAAAGAGCCGTTTGGGTGACACATGATATAACATTCTTCCAAAAGGAAGCCCCATCTTGTCTGCACTCACATGTAATGTATGATtccaacctcctcgtccctcCACAGCGGCTTGTGGACAGCTCGCAACGTCTTCAACGCGTTGCACCACCACGGTAACGgcctccatcttcccttAAAAGCTTCGGCAATGACATCCTGATCGGCAAATTTGACATGGGCGATGGTAGGAGACGTGTTGATAAAGTCTATCAGAGATGCAAGGACAGTTGATGAAGGGTGTAAAATTACAAGTCCCGAATTAAGCAAATGAGCTGTACGTGGGGCGGACGGGGATGGGATGGGGGGAGATGTAAGAGAAGTGGGAGATTGCTGCATGGATAGGGAGCAGTTGGCGGGGATCCTATGAGCATCATGCGGCGAAACGTACGATTCGTAAGCAAACAAATCCCAAAGAGCGGAGAAACAAACTTACCAGTCCTTTGGATAGTGTCCAAGTTTGAGTGGATTACATACACAGGCAGGAGAAGCTCCGAtccaatctcttcctgGTAGCTCAAAGTCAAATAATTCGTCCATATccttgaggaagatcaTATCGCAGTCTATCAGAATGACCTTGTCGTACTCTGTAAGCCCAAACACTTGCAGCTTGGTCCAAGCATCATTGAATCGAGAAAATGAAGGATCAAATCCAGGATGttgcgaagaagacggcgAGAGGTGAGATACCGGAACGAGATTCAGACCAAGGGAACGAAGAAGTGACGAATGAGTGGCAGGGAGTGAAGGAGTAGTCATCACCAAGAGTGGGTACGCGGAAAGAGACGACAGGGTACGATGAAGAGTAAGTAAACCTGTCATACATAATTCGAGTCAATATATCAACTAGTGCCCTTGGAAATGCGAAAGAAAGCTCTGTGAGCAATACCACTTACCGGCCACATACGCAGGGTTGGTTACGAGCGTCACCCACGCTCGGGATCCTTGCACACCAGGAGTCAAAGGCGGACTGACGACCATTGTCTTTCAACGATCGCCGACTTTTCAAGCAAGTAGTGGtgatctttttttttttttcttttcaacGTCGTCCAAAGAAGACAACGAACAACAAAAATGTACAATCAAGGAAGAATTGAGTATAACAGAAAAAAGAACCTTATCTCGAAGTTCAGCACGTTTAGGTCCCCTGAGATCGCCGATGATAGCCTCATAGTTCGTATATCGTATTATCGCAGCCATCGGGAACTGTAATGGCATCATCCTTCGGTAAGTGGCGAATCTTTAATTAATTGTGAATATGCAACTTTTTTCAATTATTGCGAATTTGTATTTTTCCGTTGCGAGTAGTTTTGAATTGAGACTCAAAAGTTGACGCGTAGCCATTTCATTTGCTATGAAATTCATACTCATGATAGCAGTTAAGTAAATGACAGAATGACAGTAGTACAGGCAAGTAGTAGAACTTGAAGCATATACTTCCTCCATACATAATCCGTACACCGTACCCATTCTGCTGATTTCTTAATCATGAAAATACCGTGAGATGTAGCGATTACATTGTATAGGTGGTGGTCACCATTTAGAAATTAGTTACCAGCTCCAGACAGTTCAAGTCGGATAAGAACAGAGAAAGCTGTACCTAGAAGACCAGTAAAGATAGCAAAGATCAGATACAGTGTTCCAATATCCTTAGCGTTGGTTGAGAAAAGCCAACGGGTAGCCATGGACTTGATCATGAAAGCTAGTTGAAGAGTTACACGTGTAGTGAGAGGAGGATATAGAGCAAATTGCGGTAGAATCTTTTGACGGCTATGCCGTGTAGATGTTGAATGAAACATTAATAATGTCGGTGTGCGTCAGTCGTTCTCGCTATTCATTCTTATTAGTAGGTTGCAGTAAACATGGCCATGTAAGTACTTTTGGTACGCAGCAGGCATTGACCGGCAATTAATCATTCGTAATATGTATGATGAcgcgatgatgatggatgcAGAAATCCATAAAATAGTTGTATGCCCCATCCCTATTTTGAGTATATTGTCGTATTTTTCTTGTTGCTATCACTGCCCTCCAGTGTTGGTATATTCACGCACTTCACGTTCAACTGCTTTGATTTGTGTCGCTGTGTTGTTTATGTGCTCACTTGACGAACTTCCTTGACAGGTCTCCTCGCGCTGGTTATAACACTATTGGCTCAATATGCCGTAGTCATGCGCAGGCGAACCTTGTGACAAGGCGTCTTACTAATGCCCTGTCGATATAGCGAATGGCATTGCAAGTATGTGGCATCATTAGGACACAGCATGAGGCATTGTCCCGCAATATTGTAGCTTATATTCCAGTCTGCATGGCTTTCTTCAACATTTGATTGGGCTCTTTTGAGTGACCAAAACGATGGGGCGGAAAGTGCCAATGCCAACGTGTCTAAGAATCGACAAATTTCATTACTGTGACCTGTGCGAAGCGAGCCAGGCGCAATGTCTTCCACAGTACAAATCGATATTGCTGACGAAAGGGCAGCAATCTGAGGAATTATTGAGATGTGGTGATCGTGATCATGCATGACATTTTGCGCCTCATGAAGATTGTTGCTCCCCCTGCCCGGCTTCAGAGTTTTGATTGTTCTTCTGAAGTTTGGACACATGCCGATGTGGATAACGCTCTTGAATGATGCGCATTTGTGCTAGCTCTTTCCGTCTAGCTCTGTTGCAAGTCTCCCTGCCGGCGTTCTTGTCAGCTAAAACCATTAATTTAAAACCGTTGAGGATACCATTGAAAGATAGAAATTGCAATGAAGCTACCAACAGCCCAGTTGGCTGCCAACCAGGGTTCTGGCACATCACGAAGTATTAGCAATGTCTCAGTTGTATATAAGTCCTTATCTTACTCCGTGATCCGAGAAATCGCACAGCACCAACACCGACACCACCTGCTATCCCGTACAATAGACTGTTTCTAGCACAAGGTATTTTACCGATATTCTCTAGATCTTGCCTGGGATCTATCCGCTAAATATCAGGATGTTCAGGTAAGCGTCTAGAGGTAGAAAGTGCTAGGACGCTGACGTACGCGCAATGCGGCCTTGAAGTCATGAAACTTGTCTCCACTCAGAGTCTCATCCGGTTTCAAAGGCTCAGGATCGGGAGTGATCTGACTGTTGCCGGAAGGAATATTGAGAGGGGGACTAGGGGGTTTTGACTGGCTCATGGCGTCAAGATATGAACCTAAAGAGGTTGATCAAATCGAATTTTTGAACTTTAGGAGATACTGCAAGCATCTAATGTCAAATGTGTACATTCTTTGCTCGCTCCGTTCGTCGCCGGTGCAATTCGCGCTGACTTTCGGAACAGCAAGCAAGCTTGAATGATGGTTATTTAACGGTCACGTGACGAACGATACGACGAAAGTTCGGATGTCAAGAAGCTTGCAGTGATTGAGACCATGATTGAGGCGTGTTCTACCGCtacataataataataccTCTGCCACTGCGGTAGGGTCACCAACATAATTACCGATACTGCATACTCCAAATAACACGACATTTCACGATGTTTAGATCATCCTTACCTCAGCGGACCAGTCATAATTCTGCCTCAGAAGCTGGGCCCTCGATCCCTACACCGATACCGACAGATGGAGATGCTGTCACACTTGAAAATGCCAGTAACACAACTGGGGAAGCTACTTTATCCTCAAGTGGCTCATCCGAAGGAGAGTCATTAATATCCAAGATGATGGCGGATAAGTGAGTGTCAGTGAGCTAAAGTCGGCCTCCACTCTAACGCCCAATAACAGTCCTTACTTCTCAGCAGGTGCTGGACTTATGGTAGGCTCGGAATTAGATGTAGTACCAATTTCCACTGATTTTATTCGGACACAAAGGGGATTGGTGTGGCCCTGACAGCATTGCGTCGCTCTATAACACTAGGAGCTACCATGGCTCAACGAAGAATGTTGGTGACTCTTGAAATCCCTTCCAAAGATCGGTCATACCCATGGTTCCTCGAGTGGATGGCCCATCAGTCAGCGGCCCAGACCAGAGGAAATGTTAAACCACCCGGTCTGTTTGGTTGGGGTCAAGGCATGAGAAGTCACGAGCTAGCTGTGGAAACAAGTTACAAGCAGCACGAAAATGGGGCCAGCGAAGCCATTTTCAATTTAGTGCCAGGGCCGGGTACACATTACTTCAAATATGGAGGGGCCTGGTTTCAAGTATGTGATATCCAATGATGGGCATAAATATGTCAGATTATTGACGTATAAATACATCAGGTAAAACGCGAGCGGGATTCTAAACTCATGGACCTGCACTCCGGAACGCCTTGGGAGACACTGACTCTGACAACACTCTCAACTTCGCGAGAcctcttttcatctctccttGAGGAGGCACGAACGCTTGCTGAAGCCTCGACTGAGGGTAAGACTGTTGTTTATACTGCGTGGGGTGTCGAGTGGCGTCCATTCGGCAAaccaaggagaagaagggaaatggGCAGTG from Cryptococcus neoformans var. neoformans JEC21 chromosome 3 sequence includes the following:
- a CDS encoding AAA family ATPase, putative, encoding MFRSSLPQRTSHNSASEAGPSIPTPIPTDGDAVTLENASNTTGEATLSSSGSSEGESLISKMMADNPYFSAGAGLMGIGVALTALRRSITLGATMAQRRMLVTLEIPSKDRSYPWFLEWMAHQSAAQTRGNVKPPGLFGWGQGMRSHELAVETSYKQHENGASEAIFNLVPGPGTHYFKYGGAWFQVKRERDSKLMDLHSGTPWETLTLTTLSTSRDLFSSLLEEARTLAEASTEGKTVVYTAWGVEWRPFGKPRRRREMGSVVLGKGIAEEIESDLKGFLGRGKWYAERGIPYRRGYLLHGPPGSGKTSFIQALAGSLNYNICLMNLSERGLTDDKLNHLLGLVPERSFVLLEDIDSAFNRRVQTSEDGYKSSVTFSGLLNALDGVASSEERIIFMTTNHYDRLDPALIRPGRVDIQQLLDDAAGEQAKRLFVKFYGNSVNEDGTKGRVLREGELPLNDEEVESLGNSVQRIVDDERAHGKVVSMASLQGHFIRTGAKESLDGIRELCRPREGQA
- a CDS encoding urea transport-related protein, putative, which produces MGATGESFLPQVVGLFYATFDPSLGPVVRYQVPENLISDSTTEEARSPSNSRSRSRSRASRFVSPSPSPSPLPNRTLLNFGPISEYVIPKKSLHGRLVTLLTTGTGCDEDEQAGYRVMGFPNVMTAPEGTYTRNEYMWNLCFVFHSSSSLEAFEPVVRKCARILRSAERDSAYLSKPSPDHTALPAVLEQLFEDLNSYSETSIPLDGFNSLELKLFPFYPNPPDCDDWHVPVALVDLNAHKDDNWDITAARVCQFIDGVNHVKKIAELAKADEALTRETLRHMLYYQVIMMIDIFQYSNMYTLKPIISRLSADETIISECACYVTRSGFPLPDWPTLLQLYSRFQPGITVHDWIEAHEVLSMGIDPRRFVSFGIIKGFLRRVNRWPKLVERREPLIHVPEHRKRVGFDDSVRGNSSGFYRDRDRSQSQIHLYQQGHQHTSGFHPNDSAASLSRGILGGESTFTLRSVGSNASLGVSPSSIPTRTPPSLHGRSPRRHPFAPSTAGTGSTHTALPRSHVSAAESHPSTSSRRAIGGSITGTNTTGGLVPGGSGFNIRYGLNTRQREEAAAVKQAEELEEELIGFLDGSHHADEIQVRFGWSWGQLEKILGLDEMTGGMGRKGVTVVYR
- a CDS encoding galactinol synthase, putative, which produces MVVSPPLTPGVQGSRAWVTLVTNPAYVAGLLTLHRTLSSLSAYPLLVMTTPSLPATHSSLLRSLGLNLVPVSHLSPSSSQHPGFDPSFSRFNDAWTKLQVFGLTEYDKVILIDCDMIFLKDMDELFDFELPGRDWIGASPACVCNPLKLGHYPKDWIPANCSLSMQQSPTSLTSPPIPSPSAPRTAHLLNSGLVILHPSSTVLASLIDFINTSPTIAHVKFADQDVIAEAFKGRWRPLPWWCNALKTLRAVHKPLWRDEEVGIIHYILDKPWSARPPSLPPHQHPSPALPPSPASLDGSDDGQASYHVKPQIRRRPLPSGLLDAVRNSPPQKSLTDYSEVDAWWWIVYEDLLDDLKARGVDWEAVDKWVTR